Proteins from a single region of Chryseobacterium sp. W4I1:
- a CDS encoding chloride channel protein — translation MKIHNKKKYLSFLKFKRDFQEYGLEKARSYELILHWLNNRLSRNQFLVLSGILVGCTAGLAGVILKTLVHTIHNFIIHKVHFEYQILFYIVFPFLGIVLTTSIVLTIFKGQDRKGIGAILYEIAQNSSIVASVKMYSQIIQSAVTVGLGGSAGLESPIAVTGAAIGSNYAQTYRLSYKERTLLLAAGATAGIASAFNAPIAGIMFAFEILLTGVVFTDFIPLVVAAVCGSLLSRILLQEDVLFRFYTREAFNYKNVPYYLILGIVTGLYARYFVVISQKVEHFIKGLKLSRMRKAMFGGLVLSLLCVLFPPLFGEGYETVKAFTNGNTHSIIKNSFFRYFEIGDWTIIIFLVLVCLLKAFATSFTIFSGGNGGNFAPSLFAGGTVGYLFALVCQHIGFTDVPVTNLVLVGMAGAMSGVLYAPLTAIFLIAESSFGYDLFIPLMIASIISYLIAKWFSPISPELNSLADEGKNIY, via the coding sequence GTGAAAATTCACAATAAAAAAAAATACCTAAGCTTCCTAAAATTTAAAAGAGACTTTCAGGAATATGGATTAGAAAAAGCCCGTAGTTATGAGCTTATTCTTCATTGGCTGAACAACAGACTCAGCAGAAATCAGTTTTTGGTGCTTTCCGGAATTCTTGTAGGCTGTACAGCAGGTCTTGCGGGAGTCATTCTTAAAACATTGGTGCATACTATTCATAATTTCATTATTCATAAAGTTCATTTTGAATATCAGATTCTCTTTTATATTGTTTTTCCATTTTTAGGAATTGTGCTTACCACCAGTATTGTTCTTACTATATTCAAAGGGCAGGACAGAAAAGGAATTGGTGCTATTTTATATGAAATTGCCCAAAATTCAAGTATTGTGGCTTCGGTGAAAATGTATTCCCAGATTATTCAGAGCGCGGTGACCGTTGGTCTTGGAGGTTCTGCAGGATTGGAAAGTCCTATTGCGGTTACCGGAGCAGCCATCGGGTCCAATTATGCACAGACTTACAGGTTGAGTTATAAAGAACGTACCCTTCTTCTTGCGGCCGGAGCTACTGCAGGGATTGCTTCGGCATTCAATGCACCGATTGCTGGAATTATGTTTGCTTTTGAAATATTGCTGACGGGTGTGGTTTTCACAGACTTTATTCCTTTGGTTGTTGCCGCGGTATGTGGAAGCCTTCTGTCTAGAATTCTGCTTCAGGAAGATGTGCTTTTCAGATTTTATACGAGAGAAGCTTTTAATTATAAAAATGTCCCTTACTATCTTATATTGGGGATTGTGACCGGACTCTATGCACGTTATTTTGTAGTTATTTCTCAGAAAGTGGAACATTTTATCAAAGGGCTTAAGCTCTCAAGAATGCGTAAAGCTATGTTTGGCGGGCTTGTCCTTTCTTTGCTATGTGTTCTTTTTCCTCCTTTATTTGGTGAGGGATATGAAACGGTGAAGGCATTTACGAACGGAAATACCCATTCTATTATCAAAAACAGTTTTTTCAGATATTTTGAAATCGGAGACTGGACCATTATTATATTTTTAGTGTTGGTGTGCCTTTTAAAAGCTTTTGCAACATCTTTTACGATATTCAGCGGCGGTAACGGCGGTAATTTTGCTCCTTCCCTTTTTGCAGGTGGAACGGTGGGGTATTTGTTTGCCTTGGTTTGTCAGCATATCGGCTTTACAGATGTTCCGGTAACGAATCTTGTCCTGGTTGGAATGGCCGGGGCGATGAGTGGCGTGCTTTACGCACCTCTTACTGCCATATTTCTTATTGCCGAATCCAGTTTCGGGTATGATCTTTTTATCCCGCTGATGATTGCATCCATAATCTCTTATCTTATTGCCAAATGGTTTTCCCCTATCTCTCCGGAACTGAATTCTCTTGCTGATGAGGGTAAAAATATTTACTAA
- a CDS encoding SDR family oxidoreductase, whose amino-acid sequence MKNQRKPYFFGKTVVITGASSGVGKATAEAFAAEGADLVLAARGEEPLNDCAELCRKFGVEVIAVPTDTSIAEEVYHLVEEALKFSGRIDCWINNAGVLAFGKFEEIPIEVSDQIVKTNLLGYMHSAHVVLPVFKRQKKGILINNISIGGWMPAPYGTAYTASKFGIRGMVETLQGELSGYPDIHICALYPGFQKSTGIDHAANYSGIKLSTPPPAFDPRELAASMVKTAKESSAGRLSGLVGCCF is encoded by the coding sequence ATGAAAAATCAAAGAAAACCATACTTTTTTGGAAAGACAGTAGTGATTACAGGAGCCTCCAGCGGGGTTGGAAAAGCTACAGCTGAAGCGTTCGCAGCAGAAGGAGCAGATCTTGTCCTTGCTGCAAGAGGAGAAGAACCTTTAAACGATTGCGCAGAATTGTGCCGGAAATTCGGCGTTGAAGTGATAGCTGTACCTACTGATACTTCTATTGCAGAAGAAGTTTATCATCTTGTAGAGGAAGCTCTTAAATTTAGTGGCCGTATCGACTGCTGGATCAATAATGCAGGTGTTTTAGCTTTCGGAAAATTTGAAGAAATTCCTATTGAAGTTTCAGACCAGATCGTAAAAACCAATCTTTTGGGATATATGCATTCTGCTCATGTTGTTTTGCCTGTTTTTAAAAGACAGAAAAAAGGAATTCTGATTAATAATATTTCTATTGGTGGCTGGATGCCTGCGCCATACGGAACGGCTTATACAGCGTCAAAATTTGGAATCAGGGGTATGGTGGAAACGCTTCAGGGAGAATTGTCCGGTTATCCAGATATTCACATCTGTGCTCTTTATCCTGGTTTTCAGAAATCTACGGGGATAGATCATGCGGCTAACTATTCCGGGATTAAACTGAGTACACCTCCACCGGCTTTTGATCCCCGGGAACTGGCCGCCTCGATGGTAAAAACGGCAAAAGAATCCTCAGCAGGCCGTTTATCCGGACTGGTCGGCTGTTGTTTTTAA
- a CDS encoding NAD(P)/FAD-dependent oxidoreductase, producing MKKHIVIAGGGFAGINLIKSLRNDSRFKITLVDKNNYHFFPPLIYQVATSFIEASNISYPFRKLFSNDKHVSFHMGSLLRVIPETKTIETDTGNLNYDYLVLAMGTESNFFGMENVQKCALPMKNIEEALYLRNHILLTLEEAARNKDIKEAEKLQNIVIAGGGPTGVELAGMLAEMGKYIAKKEYPEIKLVLSNLYLIDALPSLLSPMSKLAQKTAYDTLKELGVKILLNVSVKDYKDCKVFLSDGTSIETETLIWTSGVIGREVPGLPVDSIGKGRRILVDAYNKVENTQNIYALGDLCLMLSEEKYPKGHPQLAQVAIQQGKNLAKNFQRIEDEKVLIPFEYNNKGSMAIISKFNAVVDLPKSSFKGFIAWLTWLFIHIIPLVGFRSKIQLALDWFRLFITNNPSIRLILFPKRNNNSSS from the coding sequence ATGAAAAAGCACATCGTAATCGCAGGAGGAGGATTTGCTGGAATCAATCTTATCAAATCCCTCAGAAACGACAGCCGGTTTAAAATTACTTTGGTTGATAAAAATAATTATCATTTTTTTCCGCCACTTATTTACCAGGTTGCTACATCATTCATTGAAGCATCTAACATCAGCTATCCTTTTCGTAAATTATTTTCTAATGACAAGCATGTCAGTTTTCATATGGGAAGCCTTCTCAGAGTGATTCCCGAAACCAAAACCATAGAAACGGATACGGGAAATCTGAATTACGACTATCTGGTGCTTGCAATGGGAACAGAATCTAATTTTTTCGGAATGGAAAATGTGCAGAAATGTGCCTTACCGATGAAGAACATTGAAGAAGCGCTCTACCTGCGGAATCATATTTTGCTCACCCTTGAAGAAGCAGCCCGAAATAAAGATATAAAAGAAGCCGAAAAGCTCCAGAATATAGTGATTGCAGGTGGTGGACCAACGGGTGTAGAGCTTGCAGGAATGCTCGCAGAAATGGGGAAATACATTGCAAAAAAAGAATACCCAGAGATCAAACTTGTTCTTTCTAACCTTTATCTCATCGATGCATTGCCTTCTCTTCTTTCACCCATGAGTAAGTTGGCTCAAAAAACGGCATATGATACTTTAAAAGAACTGGGTGTTAAAATTCTCCTGAATGTTTCGGTAAAAGATTACAAAGACTGTAAAGTTTTTTTAAGCGACGGAACATCAATAGAAACAGAAACCCTTATCTGGACCTCAGGAGTAATAGGCCGCGAAGTTCCCGGACTTCCTGTCGACAGTATTGGAAAAGGACGAAGAATTCTTGTAGATGCTTACAATAAGGTAGAAAATACCCAAAACATATATGCCCTTGGTGATCTGTGCCTCATGCTTTCGGAGGAAAAATACCCTAAAGGACACCCTCAGCTTGCGCAGGTAGCCATCCAGCAGGGAAAAAACCTGGCCAAAAATTTTCAACGCATAGAAGATGAAAAGGTCCTGATCCCGTTCGAATATAATAATAAAGGAAGTATGGCAATCATTTCAAAATTCAATGCAGTAGTGGATCTTCCAAAGAGTTCTTTCAAAGGGTTTATAGCTTGGTTGACATGGCTTTTTATTCACATTATTCCTCTTGTGGGATTCAGAAGTAAGATTCAGCTTGCCTTGGATTGGTTCCGTTTATTCATCACCAACAATCCGTCCATCAGACTTATACTCTTTCCAAAACGGAATAATAACAGTTCATCATAA